A stretch of Elusimicrobiota bacterium DNA encodes these proteins:
- the lpxB gene encoding lipid-A-disaccharide synthase has protein sequence MARVLFVAGDPSGDERAAEVARELKTLWPGVEVSALGGPALRAVADRFLLDLVAESVMGFLEPLKKIPRFAKILEGTLRPFLKDGSPDVVVPTDFYGFNRFVARAAKDAGRRVVYYVSPQVWASRPGRVGILKSVIDRMLVLFPFEEKIYRDAGVPVTFVGHPLLDAVPEPDANPPLRVEPVIGLLPGSRPSEVRRHLPLFLAAADRLAARRPGLRFVLFAAPNLPNDFYDGFLSGRAKRPYLMELVRDEKYQWRAGLDLALTCSGTATLENALLGLPMVVVYKTSWVTYALARALVKVRHIAMPNVLADREIVPEKIQSAATPDALAAEAEKIMNDASHRRRMRRDLLALRVSLGGAGAARRAAEAIKAEAERARS, from the coding sequence ATGGCCCGCGTTCTCTTTGTGGCGGGGGACCCCTCGGGGGACGAGCGGGCGGCCGAAGTGGCCCGGGAACTGAAAACCCTCTGGCCGGGCGTCGAGGTGTCCGCTCTGGGCGGGCCCGCCCTGCGGGCCGTGGCCGATCGATTTCTGCTGGATCTGGTGGCCGAAAGCGTCATGGGGTTTTTGGAGCCGCTCAAAAAAATTCCGCGCTTCGCCAAAATCCTGGAAGGCACTCTCCGCCCGTTTTTGAAGGACGGGTCGCCGGACGTGGTGGTGCCGACGGATTTTTACGGGTTCAACCGCTTTGTGGCCCGGGCCGCCAAGGACGCGGGCCGACGGGTGGTTTATTACGTGAGCCCTCAGGTGTGGGCCAGCCGCCCGGGGCGGGTGGGGATTTTGAAAAGCGTGATCGACCGGATGCTTGTGCTTTTTCCCTTCGAAGAAAAGATCTACCGCGACGCCGGGGTGCCCGTCACTTTTGTCGGCCATCCCCTGTTGGACGCGGTGCCCGAACCCGACGCCAACCCGCCCCTCCGCGTGGAGCCCGTGATCGGGCTTCTCCCCGGGAGCCGCCCGTCGGAAGTGCGGCGCCACCTGCCGCTTTTCCTGGCCGCGGCGGACCGCCTGGCCGCCCGGCGGCCCGGCCTTCGGTTCGTGCTTTTCGCCGCCCCGAACCTTCCCAACGATTTTTACGACGGTTTTTTAAGCGGCCGGGCGAAGCGACCCTATTTGATGGAATTGGTGCGGGATGAAAAATACCAATGGCGGGCCGGGCTCGACCTCGCCCTCACCTGTTCCGGCACCGCCACATTGGAAAACGCGCTCCTGGGCCTCCCCATGGTCGTGGTTTACAAAACCTCCTGGGTGACCTACGCCCTGGCCCGGGCCCTGGTCAAAGTTCGGCACATCGCCATGCCCAACGTCCTCGCCGACCGGGAAATCGTGCCCGAAAAAATACAATCGGCCGCGACCCCGGACGCCCTGGCCGCGGAAGCGGAGAAAATTATGAACGACGCCTCCCACCGACGGCGCATGCGCCGGGATCTCCTGGCTCTTCGGGTTTCCCTGGGCGGCGCCGGCGCGGCCCGCCGGGCCGCCGAGGCCATCAAGGCCGAGGCGGAAAGGGCGCGGTCGTGA
- a CDS encoding ABC transporter ATP-binding protein has product MSGINDLISKGPLVDERTAKDPSASLVARRLLPYFKPHGPRLALALAAMAGVAGLTAGAMWILKQVIDRALLDRDLAMLADTVLLVLLLYFAKAALSYVHDYVTAYIGQAIVKQLRDEAYNNIHNLSLDFYTGTDSARVIARLTNDAQLVQNALTKIPIMIVRDGLTVAALTGFLFYLHWRFALIAFSLLPVSGYLIARFGKSLRKTSRQGQAKMSDLYTLIQETIAGAPVVKAFQREDYEKARFEAENRAYFNIYMRNARVESLSSPVMEFLGAIGMGVILWFGGKDVVNHVWTAGAFFAFIGSALSLYQPVKNFSRSNATLQLAFAGAERMFELVDARPTVVEKPNPTDLAPFADRIDFDRVSFAYRPDQPVLKDIQLTVRRGEIVALVGPSGSGKTTLSALLLRFYDPRSGALRIDGVDLRDASFKSLRRQIGLVTQETVLFNDTIRHNIAYARADATEAEIIAAAQAANAWEFIRDKPKGLDTMIGERGVLLSGGQKQRLALARAILKNPPILVLDEATSALDAQSEKLVQEAVERLMKNRTVLVIAHRLATVKNATRIVVLEHGQIAETGSHAELLAKDGIYRRLYELQLLER; this is encoded by the coding sequence GTGAGCGGCATCAACGATTTGATCTCCAAGGGACCCCTGGTGGACGAGCGGACGGCCAAAGACCCTTCCGCCTCCCTCGTGGCCCGCCGCCTTCTGCCCTATTTCAAGCCCCACGGCCCCCGACTGGCGTTGGCTCTGGCCGCCATGGCGGGCGTGGCGGGTCTGACCGCGGGCGCCATGTGGATTTTAAAACAGGTGATCGACCGGGCCCTCCTGGACCGGGACCTCGCCATGCTGGCCGACACGGTCCTCCTGGTCCTCCTGCTCTATTTCGCCAAGGCGGCCCTCTCCTACGTGCACGATTACGTGACCGCCTACATCGGCCAGGCCATCGTCAAGCAGCTTCGGGACGAGGCCTACAACAACATTCACAACCTCTCCCTGGATTTTTACACCGGAACCGATTCCGCCCGGGTCATCGCCCGGTTGACCAACGACGCCCAATTGGTTCAAAACGCCCTGACCAAAATTCCCATCATGATCGTCCGGGACGGCCTCACGGTCGCGGCCCTCACCGGGTTCCTGTTTTACCTGCACTGGCGTTTTGCGTTGATCGCCTTCTCGTTGTTGCCGGTTTCGGGATACCTCATCGCCCGGTTCGGCAAAAGCCTGCGCAAGACGTCCCGCCAGGGCCAGGCCAAAATGTCGGACCTCTACACCTTGATTCAGGAAACCATCGCGGGCGCGCCCGTCGTCAAGGCGTTTCAACGGGAGGATTACGAGAAGGCCCGTTTCGAAGCGGAGAACCGGGCCTACTTCAACATCTACATGCGGAACGCCCGCGTCGAATCCCTTTCCAGCCCCGTGATGGAATTTTTGGGGGCCATCGGCATGGGCGTTATTTTGTGGTTCGGGGGAAAAGACGTGGTCAATCACGTGTGGACCGCGGGCGCTTTTTTCGCCTTCATCGGGAGCGCCCTCTCCCTCTACCAGCCGGTCAAGAATTTTTCCCGGTCCAACGCGACGCTGCAGTTGGCCTTCGCCGGCGCCGAACGGATGTTTGAGTTGGTGGACGCCCGGCCCACCGTCGTGGAAAAACCGAACCCGACGGACCTGGCGCCTTTCGCGGACCGGATCGACTTCGACCGGGTGTCCTTCGCCTACCGCCCGGACCAGCCCGTGCTGAAAGACATCCAGCTCACGGTCCGGCGGGGGGAAATCGTCGCCCTGGTCGGCCCTTCGGGTTCCGGAAAGACGACGCTTTCGGCCCTGTTGCTCCGCTTTTACGACCCCCGGTCCGGGGCCCTGCGCATCGACGGGGTGGACCTGCGGGACGCGAGTTTTAAAAGTCTCCGCCGACAGATCGGTTTGGTCACCCAGGAAACGGTTCTTTTCAACGACACCATCCGCCACAACATCGCCTACGCGCGGGCCGACGCCACCGAGGCGGAAATCATCGCCGCGGCCCAGGCCGCCAACGCCTGGGAATTCATCCGCGATAAACCGAAGGGGTTGGACACGATGATCGGCGAGCGGGGGGTTCTCCTATCCGGCGGTCAAAAACAGCGGCTGGCCCTGGCTCGCGCGATATTGAAAAACCCGCCCATTTTAGTTTTGGACGAAGCCACGAGCGCTTTGGACGCCCAATCCGAGAAACTGGTCCAGGAGGCCGTGGAACGGTTGATGAAAAATCGCACGGTTCTGGTGATCGCCCACCGGTTGGCGACGGTCAAAAACGCGACGCGCATCGTGGTCCTAGAGCACGGCCAAATCGCCGAGACCGGAAGCCACGCCGAACTCCTGGCCAAAGACGGGATTTACCGGCGACTTTACGAATTGCAGCTGCTCGAACGATGA
- a CDS encoding ZIP family metal transporter produces the protein MTVAPLLFSVVSVGATLGGAQLILRRPAWAEAHLWRILAFGSGVLLAMTFLHLLPEAWGMNPRWASGAVLAALGGLFVLEEFTVVHACGEVAEHCVRHHVGYGALAALFLHSLADGLAIAFAFQSSQTLGTAVALAVVVHKFSDGMTLSSLFLGAGHAPGRAGRLSGVLSLATPLGVLIGGVLGPRATGPGLAVLLGLAGGGFLYVSMADVLPRIHRNRDPWCWAFLALGMIAGATLPHP, from the coding sequence ATGACCGTCGCGCCTCTGCTGTTTTCCGTCGTTTCCGTGGGCGCCACCTTGGGCGGCGCCCAATTGATTTTGCGCCGCCCCGCCTGGGCCGAGGCCCATCTTTGGCGCATCCTGGCTTTCGGCAGCGGCGTCCTTTTGGCCATGACCTTTTTGCATCTTCTGCCCGAAGCCTGGGGCATGAATCCCCGGTGGGCGAGCGGCGCGGTTTTGGCGGCCCTGGGGGGGCTCTTTGTCCTGGAGGAATTCACCGTGGTTCACGCTTGCGGCGAAGTGGCGGAGCATTGCGTGCGGCACCACGTCGGCTACGGCGCCCTGGCGGCCCTCTTCCTCCACAGCTTGGCCGATGGATTGGCCATCGCCTTTGCTTTTCAATCCTCCCAAACCCTGGGCACCGCGGTGGCTTTGGCGGTGGTCGTCCACAAATTTTCGGACGGCATGACGCTGTCGTCCCTCTTTTTGGGCGCGGGCCACGCCCCGGGCCGGGCGGGGCGCCTCTCCGGCGTGTTGTCGTTGGCGACTCCGCTCGGGGTTTTGATCGGCGGCGTTTTGGGGCCCCGGGCCACGGGTCCCGGGCTGGCGGTGCTCCTGGGGTTGGCCGGCGGCGGTTTCCTTTATGTGAGCATGGCCGACGTTTTGCCGCGGATTCACCGCAATCGCGATCCGTGGTGCTGGGCCTTTTTGGCCCTGGGCATGATCGCGGGCGCCACGCTCCCTCACCCATGA
- the thiS gene encoding sulfur carrier protein ThiS, producing the protein MKLQVNGEEKDVASVATLADFLAALNLAPGRLACEVNGAVVRRADYGATALREGDQIEIVQMIGGG; encoded by the coding sequence ATGAAACTCCAGGTCAACGGCGAAGAGAAGGACGTGGCGTCCGTGGCCACCCTGGCGGATTTTTTGGCGGCTTTGAACCTGGCCCCGGGACGGCTGGCTTGTGAAGTGAACGGCGCGGTGGTCCGGCGGGCCGACTACGGCGCCACCGCCCTTCGCGAAGGCGATCAAATCGAAATTGTTCAAATGATCGGCGGCGGTTGA
- a CDS encoding thiazole synthase: MNDRPLIIAGRTHASRLIVGTGKYKTMDLMEAALRASGADMVTVAIRRVNLNDRTADEFWRHLPKNMVILPNTAGCYNAADAVRVSRLAREALDTPLIKLEVLGDPKTLLPDAAGLVEATKILVADGFQVLAYTNDDPILAKRLEDMGVAAVMPLAAPIGSGRGIQNPIHIQFIREAVTTVPVIVDAGVGTASDAAVAMELGVDGVLMNTAIAEAQDPVRMAEAMRLGVEAGRAAFLAGRMPRREYAQASSPLAGTVSAAGPK; this comes from the coding sequence ATGAACGACCGACCCCTGATCATCGCCGGACGAACCCACGCTTCCCGCCTCATTGTCGGGACCGGCAAATACAAAACCATGGATCTCATGGAAGCGGCCCTGCGCGCCTCCGGCGCCGACATGGTGACCGTGGCCATTCGCCGGGTCAATTTGAACGACCGGACGGCCGACGAATTTTGGCGGCACTTGCCCAAAAACATGGTGATTCTTCCCAACACCGCCGGCTGCTACAACGCGGCCGACGCCGTGCGCGTCTCTCGACTGGCCCGGGAGGCCTTGGACACCCCGCTGATCAAGCTCGAGGTCCTGGGCGACCCCAAAACGCTTTTGCCCGACGCGGCCGGCCTGGTGGAAGCCACCAAAATTCTGGTGGCCGACGGGTTCCAGGTCCTGGCCTACACCAACGACGATCCCATTTTGGCGAAGCGGTTGGAGGACATGGGGGTCGCGGCCGTGATGCCCCTGGCCGCTCCCATCGGTTCCGGCCGGGGCATTCAAAACCCCATTCACATTCAATTCATTCGGGAAGCCGTGACCACGGTGCCCGTGATCGTGGACGCCGGCGTCGGCACCGCCTCGGACGCCGCCGTGGCGATGGAATTGGGCGTTGACGGCGTGTTGATGAACACGGCCATCGCCGAAGCCCAGGACCCGGTGCGCATGGCGGAGGCCATGCGGCTCGGGGTGGAAGCGGGCCGCGCCGCCTTCCTCGCCGGGCGGATGCCGCGGCGCGAATACGCCCAGGCCTCGTCGCCGTTGGCCGGCACGGTGTCGGCCGCGGGGCCGAAATGA
- a CDS encoding 50S ribosomal protein L28: MAYRCSVCDKGVSTGKSVSHSHRKTNRRFLPNLQRVKVATDGGPRRKYVCTRCLRSGRVHKAA; encoded by the coding sequence ATGGCTTACCGTTGCAGCGTGTGCGACAAGGGCGTTTCGACCGGCAAATCCGTCAGCCACTCGCACCGCAAAACCAATCGCCGCTTTCTGCCCAACCTTCAGCGGGTGAAAGTCGCCACCGACGGCGGTCCCCGCCGCAAGTACGTTTGCACCCGCTGCCTGCGGTCGGGCCGCGTTCACAAAGCCGCCTAA